A region of the Coriobacteriia bacterium genome:
CGAGGAGACGGACGGCCACGACGGCGTCGAGATCCTCGCCGAGGACGAGGGGGAGAGGTCCTGATGCTCTCCTCTCGCCACCTGATCAGCATCCGAGACCTGACGCCTGACGATATCCAACTCGTCCTGGACACGGCCGAGTCCTTCGTCGAGGTGAACGAACGCCGCATCAAGAAGCTGCCGACGCTACGCGGCCGCACGGTCATCAACCTCTTCCTCGAGCCCTCGACGCGCACCCGCACGTCGTTCGAGATCGCTGCGAAGAGGCTCTCGGCGGATGCGGTGAACATGAGCGGCTCGGCTTCGGCCACCGTCAAGGGCGAGTCGCTGAGCGACACGGCCAGGACGCTCTCGGCGATGGCGTGCGACCTCATCGTCGTGCGCCACAAGTACGCCGGGGCGCCCGACATGCTCGCGAAGACGATGGACTGCGCCGTCGTCAACGGGGGCGACGGGATGCACGAGCACCCGACGCAGGCGCTGCTCGATCTCTTCACGATCCGGCGGACGCTCGGCAGGCTCGAGGGCCTGCGGGTCGGCATCGTGGGCGACATCGCGCACAGCCGTGTCGCGGGAAGCCTCGTACCGGCTCTGCGTGCGGTCGGCGCCGAGCCGGTCGTCATCGCGCCGCCGACGCTTCTGCCGGCTCGGCCGGACGTGCTCGGGGCCGAGGTCTCACACGACCTCGACGCGACCCTTCCCGGTCTCGACGTCGTCTACCTCCTGAGGGTCCAGATGGAGCGCGCGGAGGGAATGC
Encoded here:
- a CDS encoding aspartate carbamoyltransferase catalytic subunit — its product is MLSSRHLISIRDLTPDDIQLVLDTAESFVEVNERRIKKLPTLRGRTVINLFLEPSTRTRTSFEIAAKRLSADAVNMSGSASATVKGESLSDTARTLSAMACDLIVVRHKYAGAPDMLAKTMDCAVVNGGDGMHEHPTQALLDLFTIRRTLGRLEGLRVGIVGDIAHSRVAGSLVPALRAVGAEPVVIAPPTLLPARPDVLGAEVSHDLDATLPGLDVVYLLRVQMERAEGMPFPSLREYARLYGMDGARLTKAKASAVVMHPGPMNRGVEISADVADSPRSIVLGQVNSGVAVRMAVMYLLLGGADGGAAA